CGTGTCCCCCCACACGACTTCCACCCCCCGGTTCCTGGACGCGGTGCGCCCGGGCCGCACCCACTGGCTGGAATTGCCGCCGCACCGGGCCAGCGTCAGAGCCGCCCGGCATGCCACGCGGGCGCGGCTGGCGGCGTGGCAGGTGCCCGACGAGGTGTGCGCGAACGCCGTCCTGCTCGTGTCCGAGCTGGTGACCAACGCCGTGCTGCACACGCTCAGCGAACGGATCCTGTGCGGCGTGCGGCTGCTGCCCGAGGAGTGCTTCCGGCTGGAGGTCCACGACGGCGACCTCACGGGCCGCGGCATCCCCGAACGCTGCCCCGGCCTGGACGACGAGGGCGGCCGCGGCCTGCTGCTGGTCCGGGAGATAGCCGACAGCTGGGGCATCACCCGCTCGCCCCTCACCGGCGGAAACGCCGTGTGGGCGAGCCTGGCGACGGTGTCGTAGCGCCCGGGACCTCAGAACCCCAGTTTGCGCAACTGCCTCGGATCCCGCTGCCAGTCCTTCGCGACCTTGACGTGGAGGTCGAGGAAGACCGGTGTGCCCAGCAGGGCCTCGATCTGTTTGCGGGACTTGATCCCGACCTCCTTCAGGCGCTTGCCCTTGGGGCCGATGATGATGCCCTTCTGGCTGGGGCGCTCGATGTAGACGAAGGCGTGGATGTCGAGGAGGGGCTTGTCGGCGGGGCGGCCCTCGCGGGGGAGCATCTCCTCGACGACGACCGCGATGGAGTGCGGCAGCTCGTCGCGGACGCCCTCCAGCGCGGCCTCACGGATCAGCTCCGCGATCATGACCTGCTCGGGCTCGTCGGTGAGCTCGCCGTCCGGGTAGAGCGCCGGACCCTCCGGCAGCAGCGGGACGATCAGGTCGGCCAGCAGGCCCACCTGCTTGTCGCCGACCGCCGACACCGGGACGATCTCCGCCCACTCGAAGCCCAGCTCCTTGCCGAGCTGGTCGACCGCGATGAGCTGCTCGGCGAGCGTCTTGCCGTCCACCAGGTCGGTCTTCGTGACGATCGCGATCTTCGGCGTCTTCTTGATGGACGCCAGTTCCTTCGCGATGAAGCGGTCGCCGGGGCCGAGCTTCTCGTTCGCCGGGAGACAGAAGCCGATCACGTCCACCTCGGCCCACGTCGTGCGCACGACGTCGTTGAGCCGCTCGCCCAGCAGGGTGCGCGGCTTGTGGAGCCCGGGGGTGTCGACCAGGATCAGCTGGGCGTCCGGCCGGTGCACGATGCCCCGCACGGTGTGCCGCGTCGTCTGCGGCTGGTTCGCCGTGATCGCCACCTTCTGGCCGACCAGAGCGTTCGTGAGGGTGGACTTGCCCGCGTTGGGGCGGCCCAGGAAGCAGGCGAAACCGGCCCTGTGGACGGCTCCGGCAGGCTCTTCGGATGACTGGGTACGGACGCTCATGCCGCCCATTCTCCCTGATCCCCGAAGCCGCCCCGTACCGGACGTGCGCGGTGAGCTTCCGGAAACCCTCACGCAACGAAACGTCACGGAAACACACCCGTACGCAACCGGAAACGCACGCCGGTGACCCTCTGACGAGCCCCCGGAGCCCCCACCCGTTGGAGACACCGTGCCCCTGGCCGCCGCACACGCCGACACCGGCGACACCGCCTGGCTGCTCGCCGCCACCGCCCTCGTCCTGCTGATGACCCCGGGCCTGGCCCTGTTCTACGGCGGCATGGTCCGCACGAAGAGCGTGCTCAACATGCTGATGATGAGCTTCGTGTCGATCGCCCTGGTCACGGTGGTGTGGCTGGCGGCCGGCTACTCGCTCGCCTTCGGGGAGGATGCCGCCGGCGGGCTCATCGGCGGGCTCGGCCACGCCGGCATGGGCGGCCTCGGTCCGGACAGCGTCCACGGCACGGTCCCCACCCTCCTCTTCGCCACCTTCCAGCTCACCTTCGCGATCATCACGGCCGCCCTGGTCAGCGGCGCGGTCGCCGACCGGGCGAAGTTCGGGGCGTGGCTGGTCTTCGTGCCCGTGTGGGCGCTGCTCGTATACGTTCCGGTCGCGCACTGGGTGTGGGGCCCGGGTGGCTGGATCCTGGAGCGGCTCGGCGCGCTCGACTTCGCGGGCGGCCTGCCCGTGGAGATCGTCTCCGGCGCCTCGGGACTCGCGCTGTGCCTGGTCCTGGGCCCCCGCCTGGGCTTCAGGAAGGACTCCATGCGCCCGCACAACCTGCCCATGGTGATGCTCGGCGCCGGCCTGCTCTGGTTCGGCTGGTTCGGCTTCAACGCCGGCTCCGCGCTCGGCGCCAACGGCCTGGCGGCCGCCGCGTTCCTCAACACCCTCGCCGCGGGCTGCACCGGCCTGCTCGGCTGGCTCTTCGTCGAGCAGAAGCGCGACGGCCACCCGACGACCCTGGGCGCCGCGTCCGGCGCGGTCGCCGGTCTGGTCGCCATCACCCCGTCCTGCGGGTCCGTCTCGCTGCTCGGCGCGCTGGTCGTCGGCCTCGCCGCCGGCACGGTCTGCTCGTACGCCGTGAGCTGGAAGTTCAAGCTGAACTACGACGACTCCCTGGACGTCGTCGGCGTCCACCTGGTCGGCGGTGTCATCGGCACGCTCCTCATCGGCGTCTTCGCCGTGGAGTCGATGACCGGCGGCGCCGAGGGCCTCCTGTACGGCGGCGGCCTCGCCCAGCTCGGGAAGCAGCTGGTGGCCGTGGTGGTCGTCGCGGCGTACGCGTTCGGGGTGACGTACGGCATCGGCAAGCTGATCGACGTCACGATGGGCCTGCGGGCGAGCGAGGAGCAGGAGCGGACCGGCCTGGACCTTACGGTGCACGCCGAGACGGCCTACGATCACGGGGTCCTGGGCCACGGCGCCCCGGTCTCCTCCTCCGTTGTCTCCCCCGCCCAGAAGGTCACCCCCCAGGCATGAAGCTCATCACCGCGATCGTCAAGCCGTACCGCCTCGACGAGGTCAAGAACGCCCTGCAGGAACTCGGCGTGCACGGTCTGACCGTCTCCGAGGCCAGCGGCTACGGCCGGCAGCGCGGCCACACCGAGGTGTACCGCGGCGCCGAGTACCAGGTGGACCTGGTGCCGAAGGTCCGGATCGAGGTCGTCGTCGAGGACGCGGACGCCGAGGCCGTCATCGACGCGGTCGTGCGGGCCGCGCACACCGGCAAGATCGGCGACGGCAAGGTCTGGGCGCTGCCCGTGGACACGGTCGTGCGGGTGCGGACGGGCGAGCGCGGCCCCGACGCGCTCTGACACCGGGGCCGCCTCGCTGCGGCTCAGCCGTCTGGCGGCGGCTCGGCCGCCTGGCCGCGGCTCAGTCGAACACGAACGGGCCCGGTGACTGCGGCCCGGCCGCCGTGCAGGTGATGGTGATGCCGAAGACGGTCATCTTCAGCGAGCCGCCGAAGGCCTCCAGGCTGTCGCCGGAGGCCACGGTGCCGTTGAGGGGGCCGACCTCGACGGGGGCGCCGGCGGCCATCGCCGGGTTCTCCTTGCCGGTGAAGGTGACGGTGCCGCCACCGGCCTTCACCAGCGTGAGCGTGGACGAGATCGAGTCCGCGCCGAGCGCGATCGGCGCGGTGATCGCGGAGGACTTGACGGTGACGGTGGCGGCGGTGCCGTCCTGGGTGGCCGTGAGCGTGGCGGTGCCGCTGCCGAAGGTGCCGCAGTCGGCGTCGATGGTCGCCGTCTGGGGGGTGACGGCGAGGGCCGCGGGGGCGAAGGCCAGCCCGGTGGCCGCGAGGGCCCCGGCCGCCAGTGACGCACCTGCTCCGATTCGCTTGCATCTCATGGGATTCCGGCTCCGTTTCCGTGTGGGGGGACGGCTCGGGTCGCATTGCGGAGAGCCGAACCTGACGGTCCGTCGGAACTGACGGTTCCATTGATGCGCGAGGTGCGGGCGGCGGCAAGGTTGAAATTTGGCCTACTTACCGCCGGTTACACCATGGACTTCAGCCAGCGGTCACCGTGGCGCGAACCGTTCCGTCCGGGCCGGCGAGCAGCACCGGCGTCCCGACCCCGCCGAGGTCCCGTACCGCCGCCCGGTCCTCGTCGGACACGGTCTCCGCCTGCGTCACGACCGCCGCCGCCTCCAGCGAGGTCGCTCCGGAGGCCACCGCCATCGCCACCGCCGTCCGCAGGGCGCTGAGCTTCAGGGACGCGAGGGCCACCGTCCCCGCGACATACGTACGCCCGGTCTCGTCGCGCACGGCCGCCCCCTCGGGCACGCCGTTGCGGGCCCGGGCGGAACGGGCCAGGGTGACGATCTTGCGGTCCTCGGGGTCGAGCGCGCTGGTGTCGGTCATGAGCCGAGCATACGGAGCGGAGCACGGTCATCCGGCCACGGGGTACAGGGCTCCCCGGCGCCCCTCCGGCGAGGCCAGCCACTCCAGCTTGGCCGCGGTGTCCGCCTCGTCCAGCGGGGTGTGCAGGACGATCGTCAGGTCGGGCCGCACCGGCACCTTCAGCGCCGTCGCCTCCACGCACAGCAGTCCCACCAGCGGGTGGTCCAGCTCCTTGCGGATCAGGTGTCGATCAGCCGCCGCAGCCCGTCGCACATGTCCCGCCGCTCCGGCTCCACCGCGGGCACCGGCGGATTGAGCCCGGCGAGCAGGTACAGGTGCCGCCGCTCGGCGTCGCGCAGCCGCAGCACCCGGGCGACGGAGTCCAGGACCTGCGGGGAGACGGAGATGTCCCGGCCCTGCTCCAGCCACTGGTACCAGGAGGCCCCGACACCGGCGAGCACGGCGACCTCCTCGCGCCGCAGCCCCGGCGTCCGGCGCCGGGCCCCGCCGTCGGGCAGGCCGACCTCGGCCGGGGAGACGCGGGCACGCCGGCTCATCAGGAACTCGCGCAACTCGCTCCGCCGTTGGGACTTCAGCACGTCCTCGGGCACGTAAGGATCCCCTCGTTCTTGCCTGGTGGTGCCACCACCAGGACAACTTGCCGCTCCCCACGGCTATTCCGGCGGACGCAGGCTCGTGGGCATGGCGATCGACACCTCCCGTCCCCCAGCGACCGCACGGCCCGGCAGCCCCCGGCTGTCGACGCGCGACAAGCTCGTCCTCTTCGTGCTGTGCGCGGCCCAGTTCATGGTCGCGCTCGACTTCTCCGTCCTGAACGTCGCCCTTCCCGTCCTCGGCGCGGACCTCGGCATGAGCCAGTCCGCGCTGCAGTGGGCGGTCACCGCGTTCGCGCTGCCGTCCGGTGGCTTCCTGCTGCTCTTCGGCCGGATCGGCGACCTGTACGGCCGCCGCAGACTGTTCCTCTCCGGCCTCGCCCTGTTCGGCGCGGCCTCACTGCTGGCGACCTTCGCCTGGGACCCGGCGTCGTTCCTCGCGGGCCGGGCGCTCCAGGGGATCGGCGCGGCGGCGATCGTGCCGACCGGCATGTCCCTGCTGACGACGACGTTCGCCGAGGGTCCCGCCCGGGACCGCGCCCTCGGCATCTCGGGGACGCTGCTCTCCCTCGGCTTCACCGTCGGCATGGTGGCCGGCGGTGTGCTGACCGACCTGCTCGGCTGGCGCTCGACGATGGGCCTGCTGACGCTGTTCGCCCTGATCGTGCTGCCCCTGGCCCCCGCCCTGCTCCCCGAGTCCCGCACCCCGGACCGCCCTCGCCTGGACGTGCCCGGCGCGGTCACCGTCACCGGCGGTCTGCTGTCCCTGATCTACGCCCTGTCGACGGCGGCCGACCACGGCTTCGGCCGGACGGACGTGCTGGTGACCCTGGTCGCCGGCGTGCTGCTGCTCACCGCCTTCGCCGTCGTCGAGTCGCGTACCGAGGCGCCCCTGGTGTCCCTGCCGATGCTGCGCCGCCGCACGGTGGCGTGGGGCAACCTGGGCGGTCTGGTCACCTTCTCGATGATGTCGACGGTCGTCTTCGTGCTGACGCTGTACCTCCAGGAGGTGCTGCGCCTGTCGGCCTTCGAGACGGGCCTGGTCTTCGGCGTGCAGGGCGTGCTGTCGGCGGTGGCGGGCTCGTACGCCCCGAGGGTCATCGGCCGTCTCGGCGCGCACCGCACCCTGGTCGTCTCGCTCGCGGGACAGGGCGTGCTCATCGCCGCCCTGCTGGGGCTCGGCACGGGCGGCTGGTCGGTCTGGCTCGCCACGGCCGGCGTCGCGCTGGCCAGCATGAGCCACCTGGGCGCGATCATCTCCTACGGCGTGACCGTCACCTCCGGGGTGCCCGACGAGGAGCAGGGCCTGGCGACCGGCCTGGTCACCTCCACCCAGCAGGTCGGCATCACGGTCGGCATCCCGCTGCTGGGCGTGCTCGCGACGACCTCCGGCGACCTGCTGTCCGGCGTGCACACCGTGATGGCCCTGGACGCGGCGATCGTGCTGGCGGCCGCGGTGCTGGTCGCGGTGGGTCTGCGGCCCCGCAAGGGCGCCTCAGGGGCGGTCGAGGCGGAGGCGCTCGGCGCGCGGTAGACCGGCGACGACCAGGTCGTAGGAGTCCTCGACGAGCTCCCGGACCAGCTGGTCCGGGAGGCCGCCGTCGGCCGTGACCGTGTTCCAGTGGCGCTTGTTCATGTGCCAGCCGGGGACGATCAGACCCGGGTACTCCTCGCGGAGCCGGATCGCGTCCTCCGGGTCGCACTTGAGGTTGACCGTCAGGGGCCGCGCGTCGAGGTGCGACAGAGCGAAGAGCTTGCCCCGCACCTTGAAGACGGAGATCTCCGGGCTGAACGGGAAGTCCTCGACGGCCGCGTTGAAGGACAGGCAGAAGGCGCGCAGCTCCCGGGGCGTCATTCCGGCTTCTCCTCCTCGTCCCGGGGCGGGTCCGCCGGGTCCACCGGCTCCGCCAGCACCGTCACGATCTTGTTCCGGCGGCCGGCCGCGGCCTCGGCGGTCAGGCGCAGCTCCCGGCCGTCGGGGAGTTCCACGACGGCCGACGCGCCGGCGATGGGGACCCGGCCCAGGGCCTTCGCGAGCAGGCCGCCGACGGTCTCGACGTCCTCGTCGTCGAAGGCGTCCAGGCCGTACAGCTCGCCCAGGTCGCCGATGTCGAGGCGGGCGGTGACCCGGTAGCGGTCCTCGCCGAGGTCCTCCACCGGGGGCAGTTCGCGGTCGTACTCGTCGGTGATCTCGCCGACGATCTCCTCGAGGATGTCCTCGATGGTGACGATGCCGGCCGTGCCGCCGTACTCGTCGATGACGACGGCGACGTGGTTGCGTTCCTTCTGCATCTCGCGCAGCAGGTCGCCGGCGTTCTTGGTGTCGGGCACGAAGAACGCCGGGCGCATCGCCGTGGACACCTGCTCGGACTCGGCGTCGCGGCTGATGTGCGTCTTGCGGACGAGGTCCTTCAGGTACACGATCCCGACGATGTCGTCCTCGCTCTCGCCGGTGACCGGGATGCGCGAGAAGCCGGAGCGCAGGGCGAGGGTGAGGGCCTGGCGGATGGTCTTGAAGCGCTCGATGACCACCAGGTCCGTGCGCGGCACCATGACCTCCCGCACGAGGGTGTCGCCCAGTTCGAAGACGGAGTGCACCATGCGGCGCTCGTCGTCCTCGATGAGGGACTCCTTCTCGGCGAGGTCGACCAGCGCCCGCAGCTCCGCCTCGGAGGCGAAGGGGCCGCGCCGGAAGCCCTTGCCGGGGGTGAGCGCGTTGCCGATGAGGATCAGCAGCGACGGGATCGGGCCCATGACCCGGGCCAGCGGCACCAGGACGTACGCGGAGACCGTCGCCGTGTTCAGCGGGTGCTGGCGGCCGATGGTGCGCGGGGAGACGCCGACGGCGACGTACGACACGAGGACCATGACCGCGATGGCGATCAGGAGGGCCTCGGTGGTGTGGTCGAACTCCATCAGGCAGCCGTACGTGATCAGCGCGGCGGCGGCCATCTCACAGGCGACGCGGACCAGCAGCGCCACGTTCAGATAGCGCGTCGGGTCGGCGGCGACCTGGGAGAGCTTGGCGCTGCCGCGGCGGCCGGAGCGCACGGCCTCCTCGGCGCGGAAGCTGGAGACGCGCGCGAGGCCCGCCTCCGCGCAGGCGGCGAGCCAGGCGACCACGACCAGGGCGATCGCGCCGAGGGCGAGCTGCGGACTCATGGGCGGCTTACGAGACGGTCGGCGCCGGGGACGGGCCGGTCAGGCCCCGCTCCGCGCGCCAGCCGTCCACGATGGCCGCCTGGAGGCCGAACATCTCGGCCTTCTCGTCCGGTTCCTCGTGGTCGTAGCCCAGCAGGTGCAGCACGCCGTGGACGGTGAGCAGCTGGAGCTCCTCGTCCATGGAGTGCTGCGTCTCCGCTTCCTTGCCCTGCTTCTCGGCGACCTCGGGGCAGAGCACGATGTCGCCGAGCAGCCCCTGCGGCGGCTCGTCGTCGTCCTTGGACGGCGGACGCAGCTCGTCCATCGGGAAGGACATGACATCCGTGGGGCCCGGCAGGTCCATCCACTGGATGTGGAGCTGCTCCATGGCGTCGGCGTCCACGACGATCACCGAGAGTTCGGAGAGCGGGTGGATGCGCATCCGCGCGAGCGCGTAGCGGGCGATGTCGAGGATCGCCTGCTCGTCGACCTCGGTGCCGGACTCGTTGTTGACGTCGATCGACATGGTGCTGTGTGTGTCTACTTCCCCTTGTGCGCGGACTTGCCACGGCTCTTGTGCGCGCCGTTCTGGGTGCCGTGCTTGGTGTCGTACTTCTCGTACGCGTCGACGATACGGCCCACCAGCTTGTGCCGTACGACGTCGTGGGACGAGAGCCGGGAGAAGTGGACGTCCTCGACGCCGTCCAGGATGTCCTGCACCTGGCGCAGACCGCTCTTCGTCCCGTCCGGGAGGTCGACCTGCGTCACGTCACCCGTGATCACGATCTTCGAGTCGAAGCCGAGGCGGGTGAGGAACATCTTCATCTGCTCGGGGCTGGTGTTCTGCGCCTCGTCCAGGATGATGAAGGCGTCATTCAGGGTGCGACCCCTCATGTACGCCAGCGGTGCGACCTCGATCGTGCCCGCCGCCATCAGTCGCGGGATCGAGTCCGGGTCGAGCATGTCGTGCAGCGCGTCGTAGAGCGGGCGCAGGTACGGGTCGATCTTCTCGTAGAGCGTGCCCGGGAGGAAGCCGAGCCGCTCGCCGGCCTCGACCGCCGGGCGGGTCAGGATGATGCGGTTGACCTGCTTGGACTGCAGGGCCTGCACCGCCTTGGCCATCGCCAGGTACGTCTTGCCGGTGCCCGCGGGGCCGATGCCGAAGACGATCGTGTGCTTGTCGATCGCGTCCACGTAGCGCTTCTGGTTGAGCGTCTTGGGGCGGATCGTGCGGCCTCGCGAGGACAGGATGTTCTGCGTGAGCACCTGGGCCGGGGTCTCCTGGCCGTCGCTCTCCCCGTTCTCGCTCGCCTTCAGCATGGCGATCGAGCGTTCCACTGCGTCCTCCGTCATCGGCTGCCCGGTGCGGAGCACCAGCATCATCTCGTCGAACACGCGCGAAATGAGGGCGACGTCCACGGGGTCGCCGACCGCGCTGATCTCATTGCCCCGGACGTGGATGTCGGCCGCCGGGAAGGCCTTCTCGATCACGCGCAGGAGGGAGTCGCCGGACCCCAGGACGGTCACCATGGGGTGCTGGGCGGGGACGGTGAACTGCGCTCTCGCCTGCTCCTGCGCGGGGGTGTGAGCTGTGGGTGTCTGAGTCATGGGCCGGCGCTTAAGGCCTGCGGTTCCTCCTCGTCACGGCCGCACAGCTGAGGGCGGCCTCGCGATTCCCAGGGTACGACGGGGGAGTGACAACGCCGTAGGGGTTTTGGGGCGGGGTTTCTCACCAGGGGTTCTGGAGCGACCGTTTCGAGGGCGACGGCACTTTTCGGCCTGGTCGGCCAGGACGGTCACGCCGAGCGCCGGAAGCCGATCGTCGGCACGGCCCGCCGCAACGGCCAGGGCCTGACCAACTCCTCCGACACGAGCCCCGCGAGGAACCCGTACCTCTCCAGCGCCGCCGCCGACTGCCCCTCCACCGACTGCACCCGCCGCCACCACGCCGCGATCTCCGACCACCCCGGCGCCGACAACGACCCTCCGAACTCCTGCACCGACAGCGCGGCCGTCAGCCCGGCGAACGCCAGCCGGTCCGCCAGCGGCCAGTCCGCCAGCGTCCCGGCCACGAACCCGGCGACGAACACGTCCCCGGCCCCCGTCGGATCCAGCGCCTCGACCTCGATGGCCGGCACCTCCGCCGTCTCCCCCGTACGCCGGTCCACCGCGTACGCCCCGTCCGACCCGAGCGTGACCACCGCGAGCGGCACGTACTCGGTCAGGGCGTGCGCGGCCGCCCGGGGGGAGTCGGCGCGCGTGTACCGCATGGCCTCCTCCGCGTTCGGCAGGAACGCCTCGCAGTGCCGCAGGTCGGGCAGTGCCGCCAGGTCCCACGCGCCGGTGTCGTCCCAGCCGACGTCGCCGAAGACGCGGGTGCCCTGGCTCGCGGCCTGGGCGATCCAGGGCGCGCTGACACCGGGCGCGAGGGAGGCGACGGCGGCGCGGGCGCGGGGCGGGCACTCGGGGGCGGGCTCCTCGGGGGGCGGTTCGTGGCCGTGCGAGACCATCGTGCGCTCCCCCTCGTACGCCATGGAGACGGTCACCGGGGAGTGCCAGCCGGGCACCGTGCGCGACGGGGAGAGGTCGATGCCCTCGCCGTGCTCCAGGGCGTCCCAGCAGTAGTCGCCGTAGTGGTCGTCGCCGAAGGCCGCCGCGAGGGA
This genomic stretch from Streptomyces sp. Go-475 harbors:
- a CDS encoding ATP-binding protein, which gives rise to MSPHTTSTPRFLDAVRPGRTHWLELPPHRASVRAARHATRARLAAWQVPDEVCANAVLLVSELVTNAVLHTLSERILCGVRLLPEECFRLEVHDGDLTGRGIPERCPGLDDEGGRGLLLVREIADSWGITRSPLTGGNAVWASLATVS
- the era gene encoding GTPase Era, translating into MGGMSVRTQSSEEPAGAVHRAGFACFLGRPNAGKSTLTNALVGQKVAITANQPQTTRHTVRGIVHRPDAQLILVDTPGLHKPRTLLGERLNDVVRTTWAEVDVIGFCLPANEKLGPGDRFIAKELASIKKTPKIAIVTKTDLVDGKTLAEQLIAVDQLGKELGFEWAEIVPVSAVGDKQVGLLADLIVPLLPEGPALYPDGELTDEPEQVMIAELIREAALEGVRDELPHSIAVVVEEMLPREGRPADKPLLDIHAFVYIERPSQKGIIIGPKGKRLKEVGIKSRKQIEALLGTPVFLDLHVKVAKDWQRDPRQLRKLGF
- a CDS encoding ammonium transporter, with the protein product MPLAAAHADTGDTAWLLAATALVLLMTPGLALFYGGMVRTKSVLNMLMMSFVSIALVTVVWLAAGYSLAFGEDAAGGLIGGLGHAGMGGLGPDSVHGTVPTLLFATFQLTFAIITAALVSGAVADRAKFGAWLVFVPVWALLVYVPVAHWVWGPGGWILERLGALDFAGGLPVEIVSGASGLALCLVLGPRLGFRKDSMRPHNLPMVMLGAGLLWFGWFGFNAGSALGANGLAAAAFLNTLAAGCTGLLGWLFVEQKRDGHPTTLGAASGAVAGLVAITPSCGSVSLLGALVVGLAAGTVCSYAVSWKFKLNYDDSLDVVGVHLVGGVIGTLLIGVFAVESMTGGAEGLLYGGGLAQLGKQLVAVVVVAAYAFGVTYGIGKLIDVTMGLRASEEQERTGLDLTVHAETAYDHGVLGHGAPVSSSVVSPAQKVTPQA
- a CDS encoding P-II family nitrogen regulator, which translates into the protein MKLITAIVKPYRLDEVKNALQELGVHGLTVSEASGYGRQRGHTEVYRGAEYQVDLVPKVRIEVVVEDADAEAVIDAVVRAAHTGKIGDGKVWALPVDTVVRVRTGERGPDAL
- a CDS encoding cytidine deaminase; amino-acid sequence: MTDTSALDPEDRKIVTLARSARARNGVPEGAAVRDETGRTYVAGTVALASLKLSALRTAVAMAVASGATSLEAAAVVTQAETVSDEDRAAVRDLGGVGTPVLLAGPDGTVRATVTAG
- a CDS encoding MFS transporter, coding for MAIDTSRPPATARPGSPRLSTRDKLVLFVLCAAQFMVALDFSVLNVALPVLGADLGMSQSALQWAVTAFALPSGGFLLLFGRIGDLYGRRRLFLSGLALFGAASLLATFAWDPASFLAGRALQGIGAAAIVPTGMSLLTTTFAEGPARDRALGISGTLLSLGFTVGMVAGGVLTDLLGWRSTMGLLTLFALIVLPLAPALLPESRTPDRPRLDVPGAVTVTGGLLSLIYALSTAADHGFGRTDVLVTLVAGVLLLTAFAVVESRTEAPLVSLPMLRRRTVAWGNLGGLVTFSMMSTVVFVLTLYLQEVLRLSAFETGLVFGVQGVLSAVAGSYAPRVIGRLGAHRTLVVSLAGQGVLIAALLGLGTGGWSVWLATAGVALASMSHLGAIISYGVTVTSGVPDEEQGLATGLVTSTQQVGITVGIPLLGVLATTSGDLLSGVHTVMALDAAIVLAAAVLVAVGLRPRKGASGAVEAEALGAR
- a CDS encoding MmcQ/YjbR family DNA-binding protein, which codes for MTPRELRAFCLSFNAAVEDFPFSPEISVFKVRGKLFALSHLDARPLTVNLKCDPEDAIRLREEYPGLIVPGWHMNKRHWNTVTADGGLPDQLVRELVEDSYDLVVAGLPRAERLRLDRP
- a CDS encoding hemolysin family protein → MSPQLALGAIALVVVAWLAACAEAGLARVSSFRAEEAVRSGRRGSAKLSQVAADPTRYLNVALLVRVACEMAAAALITYGCLMEFDHTTEALLIAIAVMVLVSYVAVGVSPRTIGRQHPLNTATVSAYVLVPLARVMGPIPSLLILIGNALTPGKGFRRGPFASEAELRALVDLAEKESLIEDDERRMVHSVFELGDTLVREVMVPRTDLVVIERFKTIRQALTLALRSGFSRIPVTGESEDDIVGIVYLKDLVRKTHISRDAESEQVSTAMRPAFFVPDTKNAGDLLREMQKERNHVAVVIDEYGGTAGIVTIEDILEEIVGEITDEYDRELPPVEDLGEDRYRVTARLDIGDLGELYGLDAFDDEDVETVGGLLAKALGRVPIAGASAVVELPDGRELRLTAEAAAGRRNKIVTVLAEPVDPADPPRDEEEKPE
- the ybeY gene encoding rRNA maturation RNase YbeY, yielding MSIDVNNESGTEVDEQAILDIARYALARMRIHPLSELSVIVVDADAMEQLHIQWMDLPGPTDVMSFPMDELRPPSKDDDEPPQGLLGDIVLCPEVAEKQGKEAETQHSMDEELQLLTVHGVLHLLGYDHEEPDEKAEMFGLQAAIVDGWRAERGLTGPSPAPTVS
- a CDS encoding PhoH family protein, which encodes MTQTPTAHTPAQEQARAQFTVPAQHPMVTVLGSGDSLLRVIEKAFPAADIHVRGNEISAVGDPVDVALISRVFDEMMLVLRTGQPMTEDAVERSIAMLKASENGESDGQETPAQVLTQNILSSRGRTIRPKTLNQKRYVDAIDKHTIVFGIGPAGTGKTYLAMAKAVQALQSKQVNRIILTRPAVEAGERLGFLPGTLYEKIDPYLRPLYDALHDMLDPDSIPRLMAAGTIEVAPLAYMRGRTLNDAFIILDEAQNTSPEQMKMFLTRLGFDSKIVITGDVTQVDLPDGTKSGLRQVQDILDGVEDVHFSRLSSHDVVRHKLVGRIVDAYEKYDTKHGTQNGAHKSRGKSAHKGK
- a CDS encoding PfkB family carbohydrate kinase; the encoded protein is MIASTAPAGKGPAGKGSHRQTQVDPLAPLRTPDDPPWDVYLTGTVFLDIIFTGLDSAPVRGTESWARGMGSSPGGVANMATALARLGLRTSLAAAFGDDHYGDYCWDALEHGEGIDLSPSRTVPGWHSPVTVSMAYEGERTMVSHGHEPPPEEPAPECPPRARAAVASLAPGVSAPWIAQAASQGTRVFGDVGWDDTGAWDLAALPDLRHCEAFLPNAEEAMRYTRADSPRAAAHALTEYVPLAVVTLGSDGAYAVDRRTGETAEVPAIEVEALDPTGAGDVFVAGFVAGTLADWPLADRLAFAGLTAALSVQEFGGSLSAPGWSEIAAWWRRVQSVEGQSAAALERYGFLAGLVSEELVRPWPLRRAVPTIGFRRSA